A portion of the Meriones unguiculatus strain TT.TT164.6M chromosome 11, Bangor_MerUng_6.1, whole genome shotgun sequence genome contains these proteins:
- the LOC110559100 gene encoding zinc finger protein 354A isoform X1: MAPEQREARSQVSVTFEDVAVLFTRDEWKKLDSSQRSLYREVMLENYSNLASLAGFLFTKPKVIALLQQGEDPWKVEKEGPGGFSLGLKLSHRTTKSTQTQYEELIRRKSKRNEPLNMKSENLFMYEGKLEEKQNKNTLTIERIHKSNYLSPKSHREKRSPECEKRNTFKKTSFLSNQSKITPDKRYKCSMCEKTFINTSSLRKHEKNHSGEKLFKCKECSKAFSQSSALIQHQITHTGEKPYVCKECGKAFTLSTSLYKHLRTHTVEKSYRCKECGKSFGRRSDLFVHQKVHAGENPHKYNPGRKASTSLPGCQRTHSRKKTYLCNECGNTFKSSSSLRYHQRIHTGEKPFKCSECGRAFSQSASLIQHERIHTGEKPYRCNECGKGFTSISRLNRHRIIHTGEKFYNCNECGKALSSHSTLIIHERIHTGEKPCKCKVCGKAFRQSSALIQHQRMHTGERPYKCNECGKTFRCNSSLSNHQRIHTGEKPYRCQECGMSFGQSSALIQHRRIHTGEKPFKCNTCGKTFRQSSSRIAHQRIHTGEKPYECNTCGKLFNHRSSLTNHYKIHVDEDP; the protein is encoded by the exons ATGGCTCCTGAGCAAAGGGAAGCGAGGTCTCAA GTGTCAGTGACATTTGAAGACGTGGCTGTGCTCTTTACTCGGGATGAGTGGAAGAAGCTGGATTCCTCTCAGAGAAGCCTGTACCGAGAGGTGATGCTGGAGAACTACAGCAACCTGGCCTCGCTGG CAGGATTCCTGTTTACCAAACCAAAGGTGATCGCCCTGCTGCAGCAAGGAGAGGATCCCTGGAAAGTGGAGAAAGAAGGTCCCGGAGGCTTCTCTCTTG gATTGAAGCTCAGTCACAGAAccacaaaatcaactcaaaccCAATATGAGGAATTGATTAggagaaaatctaaaagaaatgaaccttTGAACATGAAGTCAGAAAACCTTTTCATGTATGAAGGCAAATTAGAGGAAAAGCAGAATAAGAATACTTTGACTATAGAAAGAATCCATAAAAGCAATTATCTTAGCCCAAAGTCACATAGAGAAAAAAGATCACCAGAATGTGAAAAACGAAACACTTTCAAGAAGACATCATTTTTATCTAATCAATCAAAGATCACTCCAGATAAACGCTATAAATGTAGTATGTGTGAGAAAACGTTCATCAACACCTCATCTCTTCGTAAACATGAAAAAAACCATAGTGGAGAGAAATTATTTAAATGCAAAGAATGTTCAAAAGCCTTTAGCCAAAGTTCAGCCCTTATTCAACATCAAAtaactcatactggagagaagccttatgttTGCAaagaatgtggcaaagccttcacTCTCAGTACATCCCTTTATAAACATCTAAGAACCCACACTGTAGAGAAGTCCTACAGGTGTAaggaatgtggtaaatcctttggcCGAAGGTCAGATCTTTTTGTACACCAGAAAGTCCATGCTGGAGAAAATCCTCATAAATACAACCCAGGTAGGAAGGCATCCACATCCCTTCCAGGATGTCAGAGAACTCATTCCAGAAAGAAGACCTACTtgtgtaatgagtgtggcaacaCCTTTAAGTCTAGCTCATCCCTTCGGTACCATCAGAGGatccacacaggagagaaacctttCAAATGTAGCGAGTGTGGCAGAGCCTTCAGTCAGAGTGCCTCGCTTATTCAACATgagagaattcacactggagaaaagcccTACAGATGTAATGAATGCGGAAAAGGCTTCACTTCCATCTCAAGACTCAATAGACACCGAATAATTCATACAGGAGAGAAGTTTTATAATTGTAACGAATGTGGCAAAGCCTTAAGTTCCCATTCAACTCTTATTattcatgaaagaattcacactggagagaaaccatgcaAATGTAAAGTTTGTGGGAAAGCCTTTAGACAGAGTTCAGCTCTGATCCAGCATCAGAGAATGCATACTGGAGAAAGACCCTataaatgtaatgagtgtgggaaAACATTCAGATGTAACTCATCCCTAAGTAACCATCAgcggattcatactggagagaaaccatatcgATGTCAGGAATGTGGGATGTCATTTGGCCAAAGTTCAGCTCTTATTCAGCACCGAAGGATTCATACTGgtgagaaaccctttaaatgtaaCACCTGTGGGAAAACTTTTAGGCAAAGCTCTTCACGTATTGCACATCAgcgaattcatactggagagaaaccctatgaatgtaacacATGTGGGAAGCTTTTCAACCATAGGTCATCCCTTACCAATCATTATAAAATTCATGTGGATGAGGACCCTTAA
- the LOC110559100 gene encoding zinc finger protein 354A isoform X2: protein MAPEQREARSQVSVTFEDVAVLFTRDEWKKLDSSQRSLYREVMLENYSNLASLGFLFTKPKVIALLQQGEDPWKVEKEGPGGFSLGLKLSHRTTKSTQTQYEELIRRKSKRNEPLNMKSENLFMYEGKLEEKQNKNTLTIERIHKSNYLSPKSHREKRSPECEKRNTFKKTSFLSNQSKITPDKRYKCSMCEKTFINTSSLRKHEKNHSGEKLFKCKECSKAFSQSSALIQHQITHTGEKPYVCKECGKAFTLSTSLYKHLRTHTVEKSYRCKECGKSFGRRSDLFVHQKVHAGENPHKYNPGRKASTSLPGCQRTHSRKKTYLCNECGNTFKSSSSLRYHQRIHTGEKPFKCSECGRAFSQSASLIQHERIHTGEKPYRCNECGKGFTSISRLNRHRIIHTGEKFYNCNECGKALSSHSTLIIHERIHTGEKPCKCKVCGKAFRQSSALIQHQRMHTGERPYKCNECGKTFRCNSSLSNHQRIHTGEKPYRCQECGMSFGQSSALIQHRRIHTGEKPFKCNTCGKTFRQSSSRIAHQRIHTGEKPYECNTCGKLFNHRSSLTNHYKIHVDEDP, encoded by the exons ATGGCTCCTGAGCAAAGGGAAGCGAGGTCTCAA GTGTCAGTGACATTTGAAGACGTGGCTGTGCTCTTTACTCGGGATGAGTGGAAGAAGCTGGATTCCTCTCAGAGAAGCCTGTACCGAGAGGTGATGCTGGAGAACTACAGCAACCTGGCCTCGCTGG GATTCCTGTTTACCAAACCAAAGGTGATCGCCCTGCTGCAGCAAGGAGAGGATCCCTGGAAAGTGGAGAAAGAAGGTCCCGGAGGCTTCTCTCTTG gATTGAAGCTCAGTCACAGAAccacaaaatcaactcaaaccCAATATGAGGAATTGATTAggagaaaatctaaaagaaatgaaccttTGAACATGAAGTCAGAAAACCTTTTCATGTATGAAGGCAAATTAGAGGAAAAGCAGAATAAGAATACTTTGACTATAGAAAGAATCCATAAAAGCAATTATCTTAGCCCAAAGTCACATAGAGAAAAAAGATCACCAGAATGTGAAAAACGAAACACTTTCAAGAAGACATCATTTTTATCTAATCAATCAAAGATCACTCCAGATAAACGCTATAAATGTAGTATGTGTGAGAAAACGTTCATCAACACCTCATCTCTTCGTAAACATGAAAAAAACCATAGTGGAGAGAAATTATTTAAATGCAAAGAATGTTCAAAAGCCTTTAGCCAAAGTTCAGCCCTTATTCAACATCAAAtaactcatactggagagaagccttatgttTGCAaagaatgtggcaaagccttcacTCTCAGTACATCCCTTTATAAACATCTAAGAACCCACACTGTAGAGAAGTCCTACAGGTGTAaggaatgtggtaaatcctttggcCGAAGGTCAGATCTTTTTGTACACCAGAAAGTCCATGCTGGAGAAAATCCTCATAAATACAACCCAGGTAGGAAGGCATCCACATCCCTTCCAGGATGTCAGAGAACTCATTCCAGAAAGAAGACCTACTtgtgtaatgagtgtggcaacaCCTTTAAGTCTAGCTCATCCCTTCGGTACCATCAGAGGatccacacaggagagaaacctttCAAATGTAGCGAGTGTGGCAGAGCCTTCAGTCAGAGTGCCTCGCTTATTCAACATgagagaattcacactggagaaaagcccTACAGATGTAATGAATGCGGAAAAGGCTTCACTTCCATCTCAAGACTCAATAGACACCGAATAATTCATACAGGAGAGAAGTTTTATAATTGTAACGAATGTGGCAAAGCCTTAAGTTCCCATTCAACTCTTATTattcatgaaagaattcacactggagagaaaccatgcaAATGTAAAGTTTGTGGGAAAGCCTTTAGACAGAGTTCAGCTCTGATCCAGCATCAGAGAATGCATACTGGAGAAAGACCCTataaatgtaatgagtgtgggaaAACATTCAGATGTAACTCATCCCTAAGTAACCATCAgcggattcatactggagagaaaccatatcgATGTCAGGAATGTGGGATGTCATTTGGCCAAAGTTCAGCTCTTATTCAGCACCGAAGGATTCATACTGgtgagaaaccctttaaatgtaaCACCTGTGGGAAAACTTTTAGGCAAAGCTCTTCACGTATTGCACATCAgcgaattcatactggagagaaaccctatgaatgtaacacATGTGGGAAGCTTTTCAACCATAGGTCATCCCTTACCAATCATTATAAAATTCATGTGGATGAGGACCCTTAA